From the Excalfactoria chinensis isolate bCotChi1 chromosome 1, bCotChi1.hap2, whole genome shotgun sequence genome, one window contains:
- the HSPA14 gene encoding heat shock 70 kDa protein 14, producing the protein MAAIGVHLGATCACAAVYKDGRADVVANDAGDRVTPAVVAFAENEEVVGLAAKQSRIRNISNTVVKVKQILGRSSGDPQAEKYIKESKCCVVEKNGKLQYEIDNKLISPEDVAKLIFSKMKETAQSALGSDVNDVVITVPFDFGENQKNALGEAAAAAGFNVMRLIHEPSAALLAYGIGQDSPTGKSNVLVYKLGGTSLSITVIEVNSGIYRVLATDTDDGIGGVCFTEALAQHLASEFQRSCKHDIRGNPRAMMKLMNSADVAKHSLSTLGSANCFVDSLYDGLDFDCNVSRARFELICSSLFTKCVEAIKKLLERVGFTAEDINKVVLCGGSARIPKLQQLIKDIFPNVELLSSIPPDEVIPIGAAIEAGILLGKENPSLEEEALFIECSAKDILLKGVDETGADKFTVLFPSGTPLPARRQHTLHAPGNASSVCLELYESLGKSPMNEENKFAQIVLQDLDKKEDGLHDILTVLTMKRDGSLHVTCTDQDTGKCEIITVEVAS; encoded by the exons ATGGCGGCCATCGGCGTTCACCTGGGCGCTACCTGCGCGTGTGCCGCTGTCTACAAG GACGGCCGCGCCGATGTGGTCGCTAACGACGCCGGAGATAGAGTCACTCCTGCGGTTGTGGCTTTCGCAGAGAACGAGGAG GTTGTGGGCTTAGCTGCGAAGCAGAGCAGGATAAGGAACATTTCCAACACTGTGGTGAAAGTAAAGCAGATCCTGGGGAGGAG TTCTGGTGACCCCCAAGCAGagaaatatattaaagaaagcaaatgttgt GTAGTTGAGAAGAATGGAAAACTTCAATATGAAATAGATAATAAACTTATTAGCCCTGAAGATGTGGCAAAGCtaattttcagtaaaatgaaag AAACTGCTCAGTCTGCATTGGGTTCAGATGTAAATGACGTTGTTATCACTGTACCATTTGATTTTggagagaatcagaaaaatGCCCTTGG ggaagcagctgcagctgctggttttAATGTTATGAGATTAATTCACGAACCCTCTGCAGCTCTCCTCGCTTATGGAATTGGCCAAGATTCACCCACTGGGAAAAg CAATGTGTTGGTTTATAAACTTGGTGGAACATCGCTTTCTATCACAGTTATAGAGGTAAACAGCGGAATATATCGTGTGCTTGCTACAGACACAGACGATGGCATTGGTGGAGTGTGCTTCACAGAAGCTTTAGCACAACACTTAGCATCTGAATTCCAGAG gtCTTGTAAACACGACATCAGAGGAAATCCCAGGGCTATGATGAAGTTAATGAACAGTGCTGATGTTGCAAAGCACTCATTATCAACGTTGGGAAGTGCAAACTGTTTTGTGGATTCACTTTATGATGGATTGGATTTTGATTGTAACGTATCCAG ggcCAGGTTTGAACTGATCTGTTCTTCACTTTTTACTAAGTGTGTAGAAGCAATTAAAAAGCTCCTGGAGCGAGTTGGATTTACAGCTGAGGATATCAATAAG GTAGTTTTGTGTGGTGGATCTGCTCGAATACCaaaactgcagcagctgatcAAAGACATTTTCCCCAATGTGGAACTACTGAGCTCAATACCTCCGGACGAAGTTATTCCCATTGGTGCAGCAATAGAGGCAGGAATCCTACTAGGGAAAGAAAACCCTTCTCTAGAAGAAGAAGCGTTGTTTATTGAGTGTTCTGCCAAGGATATTCTTCTTAAG ggaGTAGATGAGACGGGGGCTGACAAATTCACAGTGCTGTTTCCATCAGGGACGCCGTTACCAGCTCGAAGGCAGCACACTTTGCATGCTCCTGGAAACGCTTCTTCTGTATGCCTTGAACTGTATGAGTCGTTAGGGAAAAGTCCtatgaatgaagaaaacaaatttgcGCAA